A genomic window from Chlorobium phaeobacteroides DSM 266 includes:
- the hemC gene encoding hydroxymethylbilane synthase, with the protein MKKQLIIGTRSSPLALWQAEFTKAELSRHYPELDITLKLVKTTGDVLLDSPLSKIGDMGLFTKDIEKHLIAKEIDLAVHSLKDVPTSTPEGLIITSFTEREDTRDVIISRSGETLLNLPQNARIATSSLRRMSQLLSMRPDFEICDIRGNLNTRFKKFDEGEFDAMMLAYAGVFRLKFSDRISEILPHDVMLPAVGQGALGIETRVDDEQTREIVRILNHSNTEYCCRAERALLRHLQGGCQIPIGAYASFKNGTLKLLAFVGSVNGKIGLRNEITKTGLVSPEQAEEAGIELAKELLKQGADEILSEIRKTR; encoded by the coding sequence TTGAAAAAACAGCTTATTATCGGCACCAGATCCAGCCCTCTTGCTTTGTGGCAGGCAGAATTCACCAAAGCGGAGCTATCGAGGCACTATCCGGAACTCGACATCACGCTGAAGCTGGTGAAAACCACCGGCGACGTGTTGCTTGACTCCCCCCTTTCAAAAATCGGGGATATGGGCCTTTTCACAAAAGACATTGAAAAACATCTTATTGCCAAAGAGATTGACCTTGCTGTTCACAGCCTGAAAGATGTTCCGACCAGCACTCCTGAAGGTCTGATCATAACATCGTTTACCGAGCGGGAAGATACCCGCGATGTCATCATCTCCAGATCAGGTGAAACACTGTTAAACCTGCCACAGAATGCCAGGATTGCGACCAGCAGCCTTCGTCGTATGTCACAACTTCTGAGCATGCGACCTGATTTTGAAATCTGCGATATCAGAGGCAATCTCAACACGAGATTCAAGAAATTCGACGAAGGCGAGTTCGACGCCATGATGCTTGCCTATGCCGGCGTGTTCAGACTTAAATTCAGCGATCGCATCTCCGAAATTCTTCCACATGACGTCATGCTGCCTGCCGTAGGACAGGGCGCACTCGGAATCGAAACTCGTGTTGATGATGAACAGACTCGCGAAATCGTCAGAATTCTGAATCACTCAAATACCGAATACTGCTGCAGAGCTGAACGGGCACTGCTCCGACATCTGCAGGGGGGATGCCAGATTCCGATCGGTGCTTACGCATCCTTTAAAAACGGAACACTCAAACTGCTTGCTTTTGTTGGTTCAGTCAATGGCAAAATCGGACTGCGCAACGAAATCACGAAAACCGGACTTGTTTCACCCGAACAGGCAGAGGAAGCGGGAATTGAACTCGCTAAAGAGCTCCTGAAACAGGGTGCAGATGAAATTCTGTCAGAAATCCGTAAAACCCGCTGA
- a CDS encoding uroporphyrinogen-III synthase yields the protein MKTVLVTRPKDQAEPFVRELEKYGLISVVFPTIEILPVPGWSVPDLKKFDGAFFTSPNSVRFFLERLLQEAPLELESLRDMHVWAVGKTTSKDLGVHGIVTEPLPKIADAVNLMAEIDDAEIKGKSFLFLKGNLSLGIIPELIAAKGGLCTEITVYDNRLPSLEDTAKIKTILQEGGLSCLSFTSPSTAENFFQAIEKKSIPEGTLIAAIGTTTAAALEKLGVTVDVIPEYFDGPTFAKAIADALKKEPET from the coding sequence ATGAAAACAGTTCTTGTCACCCGACCGAAAGATCAGGCAGAGCCGTTTGTCAGGGAACTGGAAAAATACGGGCTGATCTCAGTGGTGTTTCCCACCATTGAGATCCTGCCTGTTCCCGGCTGGTCAGTACCTGATCTGAAAAAATTTGACGGCGCCTTTTTCACAAGTCCGAACAGCGTTCGATTCTTTCTTGAGCGACTCCTCCAGGAAGCCCCGCTCGAGCTTGAGTCACTCAGGGATATGCATGTATGGGCGGTAGGAAAAACAACATCGAAAGACCTCGGAGTCCACGGCATTGTAACGGAGCCACTTCCTAAAATTGCCGATGCAGTCAATCTTATGGCAGAAATCGATGACGCCGAGATTAAAGGAAAATCATTTCTTTTTCTGAAAGGAAATCTCTCACTTGGGATAATCCCTGAACTTATTGCGGCAAAGGGAGGACTCTGCACCGAAATCACCGTATACGACAATCGGCTGCCTTCCCTTGAAGATACGGCAAAAATCAAAACAATCCTGCAGGAAGGAGGGCTCTCGTGCCTATCATTCACCAGTCCCTCAACAGCAGAAAATTTTTTTCAGGCTATCGAAAAAAAATCAATTCCGGAAGGCACTCTCATTGCTGCTATAGGAACCACAACCGCTGCTGCGCTTGAGAAGCTTGGCGTAACGGTTGACGTTATACCGGAATACTTTGACGGACCAACCTTTGCAAAAGCGATTGCCGACGCACTCAAAAAAGAACCTGAAACCTGA
- the hisN gene encoding histidinol-phosphatase — MSPELQLALELADRAGRLTLEYFNRKSLQVFSKRDATPVTEADRNAEILIREGISARYPRDGLLGEEFDEKHADNGRRWIIDPIDGTKSFIHGVPLYGVLIALEEEGLPRLGAVGFPALGQLFYAETGCGAFLDGTRIEVSSLSSLDDATVVFTEKEYLLDPLSEHPVDRLRVEAGLVRGWGDCYGHMLVASGRAEFSVDKVMSPWDCAALVPVVNEAGGCCFDLNGRATIYGDGMVSANRILGMELVKSIEKQRLGS; from the coding sequence CCCTTGAACTGGCCGATCGTGCCGGAAGGTTAACGCTCGAATATTTCAACAGGAAATCCTTGCAGGTTTTTTCCAAACGTGATGCTACTCCGGTTACAGAAGCAGACCGGAATGCTGAAATACTCATCAGAGAAGGGATCAGCGCACGGTATCCACGAGATGGTCTGCTTGGGGAAGAGTTTGATGAAAAGCATGCAGATAACGGGCGCCGGTGGATTATTGATCCTATTGACGGTACGAAATCTTTTATTCACGGGGTTCCTCTTTATGGAGTATTGATTGCACTTGAAGAGGAAGGTTTGCCGCGGCTTGGTGCTGTCGGATTTCCTGCTCTTGGGCAGCTTTTTTATGCTGAAACAGGGTGCGGAGCATTTCTTGACGGCACACGAATCGAAGTTTCTTCTCTCAGCTCTCTTGATGATGCGACGGTTGTTTTTACGGAAAAAGAGTATTTGCTCGATCCTTTATCGGAACACCCTGTTGACCGACTTCGGGTTGAAGCGGGGCTTGTAAGGGGATGGGGGGACTGTTATGGCCATATGCTGGTTGCTTCCGGTCGGGCAGAGTTTTCTGTTGATAAAGTGATGAGCCCCTGGGATTGTGCTGCGCTTGTTCCAGTTGTGAACGAAGCGGGTGGGTGTTGTTTTGATCTTAACGGAAGGGCTACGATATATGGGGATGGTATGGTCAGTGCAAACCGTATTCTTGGTATGGAACTTGTTAAATCGATTGAAAAACAGAGGCTGGGGTCGTAA